A genomic window from Micromonospora ferruginea includes:
- the rpmD gene encoding 50S ribosomal protein L30, which translates to MARLKVTQVRSGIGRKQNQRDSLRSLGLKRINDVVVKEDRPEIRGMIFTVNHLVKVEEVE; encoded by the coding sequence ATGGCACGTCTGAAGGTCACCCAGGTGCGGTCCGGTATCGGGCGCAAGCAGAACCAGCGTGACTCGCTGCGTTCGCTCGGGCTCAAGCGGATCAACGACGTGGTGGTCAAGGAAGACCGGCCGGAGATCCGCGGCATGATCTTCACGGTCAACCACCTCGTGAAGGTCGAGGAGGTCGAGTAA
- the rplO gene encoding 50S ribosomal protein L15: MTIKVHHLRPAPGAKTDKTRVGRGEGSKGKTAGRGTKGSKARKNISPAFEGGQMPIHMRLPKMKGFKNKFKVVFQVVNLDRLAELFPNGGQVGPVELVESGAVRKGHPVKVLGTGDLGGVSLQVSAHAFSASAKEKITAAGGSVTEL, translated from the coding sequence ATGACGATCAAGGTGCACCACCTGCGCCCGGCGCCCGGAGCCAAGACCGACAAGACCCGTGTGGGTCGCGGTGAGGGCTCGAAGGGCAAGACCGCCGGTCGCGGTACCAAGGGTTCGAAGGCCCGGAAGAACATCTCGCCGGCGTTCGAGGGTGGGCAGATGCCCATCCACATGCGCCTGCCGAAGATGAAGGGCTTCAAGAACAAGTTCAAGGTCGTGTTCCAGGTCGTGAACCTGGACCGGCTGGCGGAGCTCTTCCCGAACGGCGGCCAGGTCGGCCCGGTCGAGCTGGTCGAGTCCGGCGCGGTCCGCAAGGGCCACCCGGTCAAGGTGCTCGGCACCGGCGACCTCGGCGGTGTCTCCCTCCAGGTGTCGGCGCACGCGTTCAGCGCGTCGGCCAAGGAGAAGATCACCGCGGCCGGCGGCTCGGTCACCGAGCTGTAA
- the secY gene encoding preprotein translocase subunit SecY: MLSAFLSAFRTPDLRKKLLFTVGIIAVYRLGATLPSPGVSYGNVQKCLDTIQGSTGVLNLLDLFSGGALLQLSVFALGIMPYITASIILQLLTVVIPRLEQLRKEGQAGQAKITQYTRYLTLGLGVLQSSAFVALARSGQLFNNQCDQFPIVPKGTGIPDWLTLTILVLTMTAGTGVVMWLGELITDRGVGNGMSVLIFTSIAARLPSEGWKIKTTKGWGMFLLVIALVLLVITAVTFIEQAQRRIPVQYAKRMIGRRMYGGTSTYIPLKVNQAGVIPVIFASSLLYLPTLALQFFDQNDPGKTQAWIQNHIVKASAPEHIAIYFLLIIFFTYFYVSITFNPTEVADNMKKYGGFVPGIRPGKPTAEYLDFILSRITLPGALYLGIVAILPNFFFIWLDNQQFQNFPFGGTAVLIMVGVGLETVKQIESQLMQRNYEGFLR, encoded by the coding sequence TTGCTGTCCGCCTTTCTCAGTGCGTTCCGTACGCCTGACCTGCGCAAGAAGCTGCTGTTCACAGTAGGCATCATCGCGGTCTACCGGCTGGGCGCCACGCTGCCCAGCCCGGGCGTCTCGTACGGCAACGTGCAGAAGTGCCTCGACACCATCCAGGGCAGCACCGGCGTGCTCAACCTGCTGGATCTCTTCTCCGGCGGCGCGCTGCTCCAGCTCTCGGTCTTCGCGCTGGGCATCATGCCCTACATCACCGCGTCGATCATCCTGCAGCTGCTCACGGTGGTGATCCCGCGCCTGGAGCAGCTCCGCAAGGAGGGCCAGGCCGGTCAGGCGAAGATCACCCAGTACACCCGCTACCTCACGCTGGGCCTGGGCGTCCTCCAGTCCTCGGCGTTCGTGGCGCTGGCCCGCTCCGGGCAGCTCTTCAACAACCAGTGCGACCAGTTCCCGATCGTGCCCAAGGGCACCGGCATCCCGGACTGGCTGACGCTCACCATCCTGGTGCTGACCATGACCGCCGGCACCGGCGTGGTGATGTGGCTCGGCGAGCTGATCACCGACCGGGGCGTCGGCAACGGCATGTCCGTGCTGATCTTCACCTCGATCGCCGCCCGGCTCCCCAGCGAGGGCTGGAAGATCAAGACCACCAAGGGCTGGGGGATGTTCCTCCTCGTCATCGCCCTGGTGCTGCTGGTCATCACCGCGGTCACCTTCATCGAGCAGGCGCAGCGCCGGATCCCGGTCCAGTACGCGAAGCGCATGATCGGCCGGCGGATGTACGGCGGCACGTCCACCTACATCCCGCTGAAGGTGAACCAGGCCGGCGTCATCCCGGTCATCTTCGCCTCGTCGCTGCTCTACCTGCCGACGCTCGCGCTGCAGTTCTTCGATCAGAACGACCCGGGCAAGACCCAGGCGTGGATCCAGAACCACATCGTCAAGGCGAGCGCGCCGGAGCACATCGCGATCTACTTCCTGCTGATCATCTTCTTCACGTACTTCTACGTGTCGATCACGTTCAACCCGACCGAGGTCGCGGACAACATGAAGAAGTACGGCGGCTTCGTGCCGGGCATCCGCCCCGGCAAGCCGACCGCCGAGTACCTCGACTTCATCCTCAGCCGGATCACCCTGCCGGGCGCGCTCTACCTGGGCATCGTCGCGATCCTGCCGAACTTCTTCTTCATCTGGCTGGACAACCAGCAGTTCCAGAACTTCCCGTTCGGCGGCACCGCTGTGCTCATCATGGTCGGCGTCGGTCTGGAGACCGTGAAGCAGATCGAGAGCCAACTCATGCAGCGGAACTACGAAGGGTTCCTGCGGTAG
- a CDS encoding adenylate kinase produces the protein MRLVLVGPPGAGKGTQAEFIAAHLSVPKISTGDIFRANVTQGTPLGVEAKRYMDAGKLVPDDVTINMVRDRLAEPDAGEGFLLDGFPRTTPQAAELDKLLADLGSALDLVLELVVDDDEVIRRLSGRRTCRGCGKIWHVEFDATTREGICDRCGAELFQRDDDKPETIAARLREYSEKTAPLVDYYGAQGKLVGIDATGPVEDVTVRAIDALRSYGG, from the coding sequence ATGCGACTCGTTCTGGTTGGCCCGCCGGGCGCGGGCAAGGGCACACAGGCGGAGTTCATCGCCGCCCACCTCTCGGTGCCGAAGATCTCCACCGGTGACATCTTCCGGGCCAACGTCACCCAGGGCACGCCCCTGGGGGTCGAGGCCAAGCGATACATGGACGCCGGCAAGCTGGTCCCGGACGACGTCACGATCAACATGGTCCGGGACCGGCTCGCCGAGCCGGACGCCGGCGAGGGCTTCCTCCTCGACGGCTTCCCGCGGACCACGCCGCAGGCCGCCGAGCTGGACAAGCTTCTCGCCGACCTGGGCAGCGCGCTGGACCTGGTGCTGGAGCTGGTCGTCGACGACGACGAGGTGATCCGGCGGCTCTCCGGCCGGCGCACCTGTCGCGGCTGCGGCAAGATCTGGCACGTCGAGTTCGACGCCACCACCCGGGAGGGCATCTGCGACCGCTGCGGCGCGGAGCTGTTCCAGCGGGACGACGACAAGCCGGAGACCATCGCCGCCCGGCTCCGGGAATACTCGGAGAAGACCGCGCCGCTGGTCGACTACTACGGCGCGCAGGGCAAGCTGGTGGGCATCGACGCGACCGGGCCGGTGGAGGACGTCACCGTCCGCGCCATCGACGCGTTGCGCTCCTACGGCGGCTGA
- the map gene encoding type I methionyl aminopeptidase, which translates to MRRPQLDIQLKTPEQIELMRAAGLVVARALARMREAVAPGVTTADLDAIAEATIREAGAVPSFKGYHGFPASICSSVNEQVVHAIPSPKQVLREGDLISIDCGAVLDGWHGDAAVTVAVGEVAPALLRMAEVAEDAMWAGIAAAARGAASGRGRLTDISHAVETAVRKGGRYGIVDGYGGHGIGTEMHQDPHVLNHGRPGKGPRLVPGLALAIEPMITAGSPRTVELSDGWTVVTRDRSMAVHVEHSMALLDDGVWVLTAFDGGRARLGDLVTARQPVDSPTR; encoded by the coding sequence ATGCGCCGTCCCCAGCTGGACATCCAGCTGAAGACCCCCGAGCAGATCGAGCTGATGCGGGCCGCCGGTCTGGTGGTGGCCCGTGCCCTCGCCCGGATGCGCGAGGCGGTCGCGCCCGGCGTGACGACGGCCGACCTGGACGCGATCGCCGAGGCCACCATCCGGGAGGCCGGCGCCGTCCCGTCGTTCAAGGGCTACCACGGTTTCCCGGCGTCGATCTGCTCCTCGGTCAACGAGCAGGTGGTGCACGCCATCCCGTCGCCGAAGCAGGTGCTGCGCGAGGGCGACCTCATCTCGATCGACTGCGGCGCGGTGCTGGACGGCTGGCACGGCGACGCGGCTGTCACCGTGGCGGTGGGGGAGGTCGCCCCGGCGCTCCTGCGGATGGCCGAGGTCGCCGAGGACGCGATGTGGGCCGGCATCGCCGCCGCCGCCCGGGGCGCCGCCTCCGGCAGGGGCCGGCTCACCGACATCTCGCACGCGGTGGAGACCGCGGTCCGCAAGGGCGGCCGGTACGGCATCGTGGACGGCTACGGCGGCCACGGCATCGGCACCGAGATGCACCAGGACCCGCACGTGCTCAACCACGGCCGCCCCGGCAAGGGCCCGCGCCTGGTGCCCGGCCTGGCGCTCGCCATCGAGCCGATGATCACGGCCGGCTCCCCGCGTACCGTCGAATTGTCCGACGGCTGGACGGTGGTGACGCGGGACCGCTCGATGGCGGTGCACGTCGAGCACTCGATGGCGCTGCTGGACGACGGCGTGTGGGTGCTGACCGCGTTCGACGGCGGGCGGGCGCGCCTCGGCGACCTGGTGACCGCCCGCCAGCCCGTGGACTCCCCGACGCGCTGA
- a CDS encoding DUF1707 SHOCT-like domain-containing protein, producing the protein MDGQREMRAADRDREAIAERLRVALEEGRLGLHEYDERLARTYGARTYGELDEVVADLPGPAPAERSAVVPAAPLRRPPRPRRPPAARRPGRRRPPRRGRWPSRMPARGCSGSGRRGCGWPRCWCRSG; encoded by the coding sequence ATGGACGGGCAGCGGGAGATGCGGGCGGCCGACCGCGACCGGGAGGCCATCGCGGAGCGGCTCCGGGTGGCGCTGGAGGAAGGGCGGCTCGGCCTGCACGAGTACGACGAGCGGCTGGCTCGCACGTACGGCGCCCGCACCTACGGTGAGCTGGACGAGGTGGTGGCCGACCTGCCCGGCCCGGCGCCCGCCGAGCGGTCGGCCGTGGTGCCGGCCGCCCCGCTCCGCCGCCCGCCCCGCCCGCGTCGGCCACCAGCGGCCCGCCGGCCGGGCCGGAGGCGACCGCCCCGGCGGGGGCGGTGGCCGAGCCGGATGCCCGCTCGCGGCTGCTCGGGCTCTGGACGCCGTGGCTGCGGGTGGCCGCGCTGCTGGTGCCGATCTGGCTGA
- the infA gene encoding translation initiation factor IF-1: MPKKDGAIEIEGRVIEPLPNAMFRVELANGHKVLAHISGKMRQHYIRILPEDRVVVELSPYDLTRGRIVYRYK; this comes from the coding sequence ATGCCGAAAAAAGACGGAGCCATCGAGATCGAGGGTCGGGTCATCGAGCCCCTGCCGAACGCCATGTTCCGGGTGGAGCTCGCGAACGGCCACAAGGTGCTGGCTCACATCAGCGGCAAGATGCGGCAGCACTACATCCGCATCCTGCCGGAGGACCGGGTCGTCGTCGAACTCTCGCCGTACGACCTGACCCGCGGGCGCATCGTCTACCGCTACAAGTAA
- the rpmJ gene encoding 50S ribosomal protein L36, which yields MKVKPSVKRICNKCRVIRRHGRVMVICSDPRHKQRQG from the coding sequence GTGAAGGTCAAGCCGAGCGTCAAGAGGATCTGCAACAAGTGCCGGGTTATCCGCCGGCACGGCCGGGTCATGGTCATCTGCAGCGACCCGCGCCACAAGCAGCGCCAGGGCTGA
- the rpsM gene encoding 30S ribosomal protein S13, protein MARLVGVDLPREKRMEIALTYIFGVGRTRALETLAATGISPDKRVRDLTDEELVELRNHIEGNYKVEGDLRREVAADIRRKVEIGCYAGIRHRRGLPVRGQRTKTNARTRKGPKRTVAGKKKPGKK, encoded by the coding sequence ATGGCACGTCTAGTCGGCGTGGATCTCCCCCGCGAGAAGCGGATGGAGATCGCGCTCACCTACATCTTCGGGGTCGGTCGCACCCGCGCCCTGGAGACGCTCGCCGCGACCGGCATCTCGCCGGACAAGCGCGTTCGGGACCTCACGGACGAGGAGCTCGTCGAGCTCCGGAACCACATCGAGGGCAACTACAAGGTTGAAGGCGACCTGCGCCGCGAGGTCGCCGCTGACATCCGCCGCAAGGTCGAGATCGGCTGCTACGCCGGCATCCGGCACCGTCGCGGTCTGCCCGTGCGTGGCCAGCGCACCAAGACCAACGCGCGGACCCGGAAGGGCCCGAAGCGGACCGTGGCCGGCAAGAAGAAGCCCGGCAAGAAGTAA